Proteins found in one Choloepus didactylus isolate mChoDid1 chromosome 25, mChoDid1.pri, whole genome shotgun sequence genomic segment:
- the LOC119520282 gene encoding myocyte-specific enhancer factor 2B-like produces MGRKKIQISRILDQRNRQVTFTKRKFGLMKKAYELSVLCDCEIALIIFNSANRLFQYASTDMDRVLLKYTEYSEPHESRTNTDILETLKRRGVGLDGPELEPDEGPEGPGEKLRRLAGDGGDPALPRPRLYPAAPAMPSPDMVYGALPPPSCDPSGLGEALPAQSRPSPFRPAAPKVGPPGLAHPLFSPTHLASKTPPPLYLAADGRRPDLPGGLTGPRGGLSTSRGLYSSLQSPSSAAPPGPPLGGFPFLPAGPPEYGLGDPPPPPGLLQPPALAPWQPSRGDGPSAVPAQPSGGRSLGEELPPARGASPPTPPVSIKSERVSPAPGGPGDFPKTFPYPLLLARPLAEPLRPGPPLRRLPPADGWPR; encoded by the exons ATGGGGAGGAAAAAAATCCAGATCTCACGCATCCTGGACCAGAGGAATCGGCAG GTTACGTTCACCAAGCGCAAGTTTGGGCTGATGAAGAAGGCCTACGAGCTGAGCGTGCTCTGCGACTGCGAGATCGCCCTCATCATCTTCAACAGTGCCAACCGACTCTTCCAATACGCCAGCACTGACATGGACCGCGTGCTCCTGAAGTACACCGAGTACAGCGAGCCGCACGAGAGCCGGACCAACACCGACATCCTGGAG ACGCTAAAACGGAGGGGTGTGGGCCTTGATGGGCCAGAACTGGAGCCAGACGAGGGGCCGGAGGGGCCAGGAGAGAAGCTGCGGAGGCTGGCAGGTGATGGGGGCGACCCGGCCCTGCCCCGGCCCCGTCTCTAT CCTGCAGCCCCCGCTATGCCCAGCCCCGACATGGTATATGGGGCCCTGCCCCCACCGAGCTGCGACCCCAGTGGGCTCGGGGAGGCCCTGCCCGCCCAGAGCCGCCCGTCCCCATTCCGGCCAGCAGCCCCCAAAGTCGGGCCCCCAG gcctggcacACCCTCTCTTCTCACCGACTCACCTCGCCAGCAAGACACCGCCCCCGCTGTACCTGGCTGCTGACGGCAGGCGGCCAGACCTGCCCGGTGGCCTGACCGGGCCCCGAGGGGGGCTGAGCACCTCG AGAGGTCTCTACAGCAGCCTACAAAGCCCCAGCTCAGCAGCCCCCCCGGGACCCCCGCTGGGGggctttcccttcctccctgccgGCCCCCCAG aatACGGCCTGGGAGACCCGCCGCCGCCCCCCGGCCTGCTGCAGCCCCCCGCCCTGGCCCCCTGGCAGCCCTCGAGGGGGGACGGCCCCTCTGCCGTTCCTGCCCAGCCCAG TGGGGGCCGCAGCCTCGGCGAGGAGCTGCCCCCCGCCCGCGGCGCCTCCCCGCCCACCCCCCCGGTCAGCATCAAGTCAGAGCGCGTCTCCCCGGCCCCCGGGGGCCCCGGCGACTTTCCCAAGACCTTCCCGTACCCCCTGCTCCTGGCTCGGCCCCTGGCGGAGCCCCTGCGGCCCGGGCCCCCCCTGCGACGGCTGCCCCCCGCCGACGGCTGGCCCCGGTAG
- the BORCS8 gene encoding BLOC-1-related complex subunit 8, producing the protein MEEPEMQLKGKKVTDKFTESVYVLANEPSVALYRLQEHVRRSLPELAQHKADMQRWEEQSQGAIYTVEYACSAVKNLVDSSVHFRSVEGLLRQAISLRDHMNATAQGHR; encoded by the exons ATGGAGGAACCCGAGATGCAGCTCAAGGGAAAGAAAG TCACAGACAAGTTCACCGAGAGCGTCTACGTCCTGGCCAACGAGCCAAGCGTGGCCCTGTACCGGCTGCAGGAGCACGTGCGCCGCTCCCTGCCTGAGCTGGCACAGCACAAG gccGACATGCAGCGGTGGGAGGAGCAGAGCCAGGGGGCCATCTACACTGTGGAGTACGCCTGCAG TGCCGTCAAGAACCTGGTGGACAGCAGCGTCCACTTCCGCAGCGTGGAGGGGCTGCTCAGGCAGGCCATCAGCCTCCGGGACCATATGAACGCCACCGCCCAGGGCCACAGGTAG
- the RFXANK gene encoding DNA-binding protein RFXANK isoform X1 produces the protein MEPPDPVGRAFPMEPTIHPVEDFSPAQPPPDPDGSDTIVLSLFPCTPEPATPEADAGAPSPQGSSLKHSTTLTNRQRGNEVSALPATLDSLSIHQLAAQGELSQLREHLRKGDKLVNKPDERGFTPLIWASAFGEIETVRFLLEWGADPHILAKERESALSLASTGGYTDIVGLLLERDVDINIYDWNGGTPLLYAVRGNHVKCVEALLAWGADLTTEADSGYTPMDLAVALGYRKGLRARRPRGKDTGWWGPSSHLPPACPVSSATGDREPHPQTVPGQPCARRPRVTATCWGLSYSGNQRVDPEPGGLGTGFKGGSHFPTAGRRSGQTWGAWDASGEEPINLLV, from the exons ATGGAGCCCCCGGATCCGGTGGGAAGAG CTTTCCCCATGGAGCCCACCATCCACCCTGTAGAAGACTTCAGCCCGGCCCAGCCGCCCCCGGACCCAGACGGCTCGGACACCATCGTCCTCAGCCTCTTCCCCTGCACCCCGGAGCCTGCAACCCCTGAAGCGGACGCGGGAGCCCCCTCACCCCAAG GCAGCTCCCTGAAGCACTCCACCACGCTCACCAACAGGCAGCGGGGAAACGAAGTGTCAGCCCTGCCTGCTACCCTGGACT CCCTGTCCATCCACCAGCTCGCGGCCCAGGGGGAGCTGAGCCAGCTGAGGGAGCACCTGAGGAAGG GCGACAAGCTTGTCAACAAGCCGGACGAGCGCGGCTTCACCCCCCTGATCTGGGCTTCGGCCTTTGGCGAGATCGAGACTGTCCGCTTCTTGCTGGAGTGG GGGGCTGACCCCCACATCCTGGCCAAGGAGCGGGAGAGTGCCCTGTCACTGGCCAGCACTGGCGGCTACACGGACATTGTGGGGCTGCTGCTTGAGCGGGACGTGGACATCAACATCTACGACTGG AATGGAGGGACGCCATTGCTGTACGCCGTGCGGGGGAACCATGTGAAGTGTGTCGAGGCCCTGCTGG CCTGGGGAGCCGATCTCACCACCGAGGCAGACTCCGGCTATACTCCGATGGACCTCGCCGTGGCCCTGGGGTACCGGAAAG GTCTCAGGGCCCGGAGACCCCGAGGGAAGGACACGGGGTGGTGGGGCCCGAGCTCACACCTGCCGCCCGCCTGTCCCGTCTCCAGTGCAACAGGCGATCGAGAACCACATCCTCAAACTGTTCCAGGGCAGCCTTGTGCCCGCCGACCCCGAGTGACGGCCACCTGCTGGGGACTCAGCTACTCAGGGAACCAAAGGGTTGACCCGGAGCCGGGAGGACTCGGAACTGGGTTCAAGGGCGGCTCCCACTTCCCGACAGCGGGAAGACGCTCAGGACAGACCTGGGGGGCATGGGATGCTTCCGGAGAAGAACCAATAAACCTTCTTGTGTAG
- the RFXANK gene encoding DNA-binding protein RFXANK isoform X2, with product MEPPDPVGRAFPMEPTIHPVEDFSPAQPPPDPDGSDTIVLSLFPCTPEPATPEADAGAPSPQGSSLKHSTTLTNRQRGNEVSALPATLDSLSIHQLAAQGELSQLREHLRKGDKLVNKPDERGFTPLIWASAFGEIETVRFLLEWERESALSLASTGGYTDIVGLLLERDVDINIYDWNGGTPLLYAVRGNHVKCVEALLAWGADLTTEADSGYTPMDLAVALGYRKGLRARRPRGKDTGWWGPSSHLPPACPVSSATGDREPHPQTVPGQPCARRPRVTATCWGLSYSGNQRVDPEPGGLGTGFKGGSHFPTAGRRSGQTWGAWDASGEEPINLLV from the exons ATGGAGCCCCCGGATCCGGTGGGAAGAG CTTTCCCCATGGAGCCCACCATCCACCCTGTAGAAGACTTCAGCCCGGCCCAGCCGCCCCCGGACCCAGACGGCTCGGACACCATCGTCCTCAGCCTCTTCCCCTGCACCCCGGAGCCTGCAACCCCTGAAGCGGACGCGGGAGCCCCCTCACCCCAAG GCAGCTCCCTGAAGCACTCCACCACGCTCACCAACAGGCAGCGGGGAAACGAAGTGTCAGCCCTGCCTGCTACCCTGGACT CCCTGTCCATCCACCAGCTCGCGGCCCAGGGGGAGCTGAGCCAGCTGAGGGAGCACCTGAGGAAGG GCGACAAGCTTGTCAACAAGCCGGACGAGCGCGGCTTCACCCCCCTGATCTGGGCTTCGGCCTTTGGCGAGATCGAGACTGTCCGCTTCTTGCTGGAGTGG GAGCGGGAGAGTGCCCTGTCACTGGCCAGCACTGGCGGCTACACGGACATTGTGGGGCTGCTGCTTGAGCGGGACGTGGACATCAACATCTACGACTGG AATGGAGGGACGCCATTGCTGTACGCCGTGCGGGGGAACCATGTGAAGTGTGTCGAGGCCCTGCTGG CCTGGGGAGCCGATCTCACCACCGAGGCAGACTCCGGCTATACTCCGATGGACCTCGCCGTGGCCCTGGGGTACCGGAAAG GTCTCAGGGCCCGGAGACCCCGAGGGAAGGACACGGGGTGGTGGGGCCCGAGCTCACACCTGCCGCCCGCCTGTCCCGTCTCCAGTGCAACAGGCGATCGAGAACCACATCCTCAAACTGTTCCAGGGCAGCCTTGTGCCCGCCGACCCCGAGTGACGGCCACCTGCTGGGGACTCAGCTACTCAGGGAACCAAAGGGTTGACCCGGAGCCGGGAGGACTCGGAACTGGGTTCAAGGGCGGCTCCCACTTCCCGACAGCGGGAAGACGCTCAGGACAGACCTGGGGGGCATGGGATGCTTCCGGAGAAGAACCAATAAACCTTCTTGTGTAG
- the RFXANK gene encoding DNA-binding protein RFXANK isoform X3: MEPPDPVGRAFPMEPTIHPVEDFSPAQPPPDPDGSDTIVLSLFPCTPEPATPEADAGAPSPQGSSLKHSTTLTNRQRGNEVSALPATLDSLSIHQLAAQGELSQLREHLRKGDKLVNKPDERGFTPLIWASAFGEIETVRFLLEWGADPHILAKERESALSLASTGGYTDIVGLLLERDVDINIYDWNGGTPLLYAVRGNHVKCVEALLAWGADLTTEADSGYTPMDLAVALGYRKVQQAIENHILKLFQGSLVPADPE; encoded by the exons ATGGAGCCCCCGGATCCGGTGGGAAGAG CTTTCCCCATGGAGCCCACCATCCACCCTGTAGAAGACTTCAGCCCGGCCCAGCCGCCCCCGGACCCAGACGGCTCGGACACCATCGTCCTCAGCCTCTTCCCCTGCACCCCGGAGCCTGCAACCCCTGAAGCGGACGCGGGAGCCCCCTCACCCCAAG GCAGCTCCCTGAAGCACTCCACCACGCTCACCAACAGGCAGCGGGGAAACGAAGTGTCAGCCCTGCCTGCTACCCTGGACT CCCTGTCCATCCACCAGCTCGCGGCCCAGGGGGAGCTGAGCCAGCTGAGGGAGCACCTGAGGAAGG GCGACAAGCTTGTCAACAAGCCGGACGAGCGCGGCTTCACCCCCCTGATCTGGGCTTCGGCCTTTGGCGAGATCGAGACTGTCCGCTTCTTGCTGGAGTGG GGGGCTGACCCCCACATCCTGGCCAAGGAGCGGGAGAGTGCCCTGTCACTGGCCAGCACTGGCGGCTACACGGACATTGTGGGGCTGCTGCTTGAGCGGGACGTGGACATCAACATCTACGACTGG AATGGAGGGACGCCATTGCTGTACGCCGTGCGGGGGAACCATGTGAAGTGTGTCGAGGCCCTGCTGG CCTGGGGAGCCGATCTCACCACCGAGGCAGACTCCGGCTATACTCCGATGGACCTCGCCGTGGCCCTGGGGTACCGGAAAG TGCAACAGGCGATCGAGAACCACATCCTCAAACTGTTCCAGGGCAGCCTTGTGCCCGCCGACCCCGAGTGA
- the LOC119520302 gene encoding nuclear receptor 2C2-associated protein — protein sequence MTHSLVCAETVSRVSSVLNRNTRQFGKKHLFDQDEETCWNSDQGPSQWVMLEFPQRVRISQLQIQYQGGFSSRRGRLEVSQGTEALRKIADFYPEDNNSLQTFPVPATEVDQLKVTFEDTTDFFGRVVIYHLQVLGEKV from the exons ATGACTCACTCTTTGGTTTGTGCGGAAACCGTGAGCAG GGTCAGCTCGGTGCTCAATCGCAACACGCGGCAGTTTGGGAAAAAGCACCTGTTCGATCAGGACGAGGAGACCTGTTGGAATTCGGACCAG GGCCCCTCCCAGTGGGTGATGCTTGAGTTCCCCCAGCGTGTCCGCATCTCCCAGCTGCAGATCCAGTACCAAGGGGGCTTCTCGAGTCGCCGGGGCCGCCTGGAAG TTTCGCAGGGGACTGAGGCGCTCCGTAAGATCGCAGATTTCTACCCCGAGGACAACAACTCCCTTCAG ACCTTCCCCGTACCAGCCACCGAGGTGGACCAGCTGAAGGTGACGTTTGAGGACACCACCGACTTTTTTGGCCGTGTGGTCATCTACCACCTGCAGGTGCTAGGGGAGAAGGTATGA